Within Nosocomiicoccus ampullae, the genomic segment ATCTAATAAAAGTGAGTTTAAATATAAAAGCGCTATCATTTTCAATCTACTATTTCATATATCACAAGTCAATAATGATGAATATCTAGTGAATTAATAATATCTCGAAATATTAACAAATTAAAAATACTTTCAAATATTTATTCATAGTTCTCAACTTTTCCTATTACATTCACCGCTATGAAATCGTAAGTATCTTACTTAAAAATTCAAAATAATGAATGTTATTATCAAGTTTATAAAACGACCGTTTTACACACAAAATAGTACTTACGATAAAAAGGCGTGTCATTATTGACGGTAAATTGCATATATCTTAAGTGTTATTTTGCATAACTAACTTTAAAAGCCCAGCTGTCTTCGTGAAAAGATTAGCTGGGCTTCTTAACTAGAGTGCAAATTATCGCTTAAATCAGTGCAAAATAACATCGAAAGTGACATGCAGTCAAATCAATACATAATATATGTATGTTTAGGGCCTACTTAAATCAAACTATTTTTACGTCACAATTCGTCAAAATATAATAATTTAAAAATAATTAAGAGTAGATTTATTCTAAAAATTTGACCTGGAAATCATTGTATTCTATATTTAAGTAAACGCTTAAATGTTAGGGGGGGAGGTATTTGAAAGATGCGTTTAAAGCGATGGCAGACCCTACAAGAAGGGAAATATTAATGTTGTTAAAAGAAGGGGAGATGACTGTTTCCGAAATAGCAGATCATTTCGATGTTAGTATGGCGAGTATATCTCAACACTTAAAAATATTGACAAACGCGAATTTAGTAAGATTTCGAAAAGACGGAAAATATATATATTATCAGTTACATGCTTCTATAGTTGAAGAT encodes:
- a CDS encoding autorepressor SdpR family transcription factor, with amino-acid sequence MKDAFKAMADPTRREILMLLKEGEMTVSEIADHFDVSMASISQHLKILTNANLVRFRKDGKYIYYQLHASIVEDLIHWLIKLSN